DNA sequence from the Microvirga terrae genome:
CGGCCAAGCCGAAACCGGCAGCTGACATAGGCCCAAGTGCCGCCCATTACACCTCAGCGATAGGCACACAGGAGCGACCCGTGCAAAGTGCAAATCACCAAAGCCGTAGAGCCTTCCTTCGTCATTCCGGCGGGCTGGCAACCGCGTCCGCAATACTAGGCTTGAGCGGCACGCAGAGCGGGGCCGCCGATGCTACCGCCAGTACGGATCAGTCCCGTCAGCACATCACCGCTGTTACCGACAGTCACTACTATTTGAGTGACGTGCGCCTCGAGGAAGGCTTCGAGCACGAGGGTGAGGTGGTGGTCGGCACCCGGACCGGAATTCATACGCTGGAAATCCAGGATGGTCGCATCAAAGCGGTGCACGATGCGGGTGCCGCACTGGACGCAGCCCTGCCGCGCTACAAGGCGCAGGGTAAGCTGCTTCTGCCTGCGTTCCGCGACATGCACATCCACCTGGACAAGACCTTCTATGGCGGCCCGTGGCAGGCTCCCCTTCCCCGTCAAGGCAAGACCATCATGGACATGATTGCGCGGGAGGAAGTGCTTCTTCCGAAGCTGCTGCCGACCTCGCAGACGCGTGCGGAAAAGCTGATTGACCTCCTCCTCTCGCAAGGCAGCTCGATAGCGCGCAGTCACTGCAACATCGATCCAGTGAGCGGATTGAAAAGCCTGGAGCATCTGCAGCTTGCGCTGGCGAATTATCGTGACAGCTTTGAATGCGAGATCGTCGCCTTCCCGCAGCACGGCCTGTTGCACTCCAAGGTGGATGGGCTGATGCGTGAAGCGATGAGCATGGGCGTGCACTACGTTGGCGGCTTGGATCCCACCAATGTCGACGGTGCCATGGAAGCATCACTGGATGCGATGTTCCAGATCGCGATCGACCACAATAAAGGCGTCGACATCCATATTCATGAAGCCAACCCAGCCGGTGTGGCGGCTCTTAACTACATGATCGCAACCATCGAGAAGACCCCGGCGCTGCGTAACAGGCTGACGCTCAGCCACGCCTTCGCTCTCTCCACTCTGCGCCCCGAGGAGCTGAACGAGATGGCTGGGCGCATGGCCACACAGGGCGTAACCGTGGTGTCGACAGTGCCGATTGGACAGAGGACAATGCCGCTGCCGCAGCTGCGTGCCAGGGGTGTCAAGATCATGACCGGCACGGACAGCGTGATCGATCATTGGTCACCGTTCGGTAGCGGTGACATGCTGGAGAAGGCCAACCTGTGCGCCCAGCTCTACGGTGGAAGCGACGAGTTCCGTCTGTCGCGCGCCCTTGCGATCGCCACCGGCGATGTGCTTCCGCTGAGCGATGATGGGAACGTAGCTTGGCCGAAAACAGGTGACACGGCTGAGTTCGTTCTGGTTGATGCTAGCTGTTCGGCCGAGGCCGTCGCACGGCGCGCACCGCGGCGGGCAACGTTCCACAAGGGACGTTTAGTCTACGGTGCTGTTGAGCGTGCCTGAGGTAACAACCTTCGGCCGAGACGCTCACTGCTCCTGCAAGGAGTTCGGATTATGCGAAGAAGTCTCGCCATCTCGATACTTGCGGCACTCGGCATAATGGGCCATTCGATGACAGCCGTTGGACAATTAACGAGCGGGAAAGACGTATTGGACGCTGTCACAGACAACGATGTCGATGCGGCACAGATTCGAACCCTTCTGTCCCGCGGCGCCGACATCGATGCGAGAGATGAAGCCGGACGCACGGCGTTGCTCATCGCAACCCACGGCAACAGGATCGAGGTTGCGAGGGTGCTGATTGAGGCCGGTGCCAATGTCAATGCAAAGGATCGGATCAATGACAGCCCCTATCTCGATGCCGCGGCGCGGGGTTATCTCGAGATCCTGAAGATGACACTCGCGCACGGCGCGGATCTCAAGAGCACCAATCGCTATGGCGGCACTGCTCTCATCCCAGTCGCGGAGCGTGGCCATGTCGACACTGTCCGCACTTTGATCGAGGCGGGCGTCGATCTGGACCACGTCAACAATCTCGGGTGGACGGCTTTGCTGGAGGCCATCATTCTGGGTGACGGGGGCGAATGTCATCAGCAGATCGTCGACCTTTTGGTGAAGGCAGGTGCCGACATCAACTTGGCGGATCGAGATGGCATAAAGCCGCTGCAGCACGTGCGCAGTCGCGGCGGCTACAGGGAGATCGAAGCGATCCTTGTCGCGGCGGGAGCGATGTGAGCCACCCTCGCCGGCTGATCGAATTGAAATATTAGTGGACTGTCTATGATTGATAAGGTCCGTTGACGTTATGGAGACCTCATCAGCCAGCGGATTAGTCTTCTATTAACCATGCTCGGTCAACGATAGCTAAAGCCAAAAGGGAGGTGGGAAGAGCGTCGATGGACCGCCTCCCGCCTTTTTGTCACGTCTGCCCCCAAGGAGCCCAGTGTGAACGCGATCCTCAAAGAGCGCATCGGAGAACGGGTTTCTGCGCTCAAGATCTCATGGCGTCGCGCCTCTCTCGAAGCGGGTCTGGAGGCGGGATTCATTCAGGACATCATTACCGGTCGCTCCCAACATCCAGGTGAGGATGCGGTGGCGAGCTTGGCTACCGTGCTCAAGTGTAGCCCGTCGTATCTGACGGGCCAGAGCGACGATCTTGCCAACCCTGCAGGGGCCTACGGCGCGACTGCACTCCTTTCGGACGCGGCCCAGCGGCCCGATGCTGTCATGGCGCTCAGAATTGTCGACGAACTGCTGGCCGCCGGTCACGTTGAGGCAGCCCGTGTCGCTGTCAGGCGGGCTCTCAAGGTGATCGCTGTCGAATAAAGTCAAACGAGCTTTTACATCGTACAAAACGTAACTGCATCAGTTGACCCGTTGCGTTCCCGATGAAGATGAGCAGCGAGCATGGATCGCCGTGATCGTTGTTCTGAGAGTAGTCCGAGCTGCCGCTTAGCAACAACTCGCCATAAAGTGTCCGCTGCAGCTGGGATGGATGGAAGACTCATAGCATTTGGTATGATACTTCATATCTACGGGTTGGGATATTTTGACTCTGCGGCTACAAACAAATTGCGCTGAACAAAGATCATGGAACCTTCGCCGGTCCTCCAAAGCACTCAGAGGCCCTCTGACAGTTTCGCCCGTACCCCTCGGTAGTCACACGCTTCAGCTTAACGCACAATTCCCAGTCGCATCAGGCTGGATGCTACCTTTCTGTACAGTGAGCCGGATTAAACTACTGAGTTGCTTCGTATACCAGACGTGAAACTAATCGAAAGCCGCTCGGGCAGCGTTGCGTTGCAACGGGGACAATCATGCGAATAGTCGACGCGTCGCACTCCAACAGGGCTGGCATAGGCTGGGCATGGAGCACGATGCTCCGATTTGCCGTGTTGATTACGGCTGCGCTGGCTCTTCTCGCCATCACGCTCGTTGGATTGTTTGTTGTCCTGCCTCTGATGATCGCCGGCGGCATCGCATTGTCCTTTTTCCTCTGCCGCAGGCTGCGCCAAGCGCAGCAGCGGTCGAAGGGTAGTGTCATCGATGCCGATTACACGGTCATAGGCCTCCGCGAATGATAATCTATCCCAGGCTCCAAGGCTGGTAGCCCGAACTTGAATCCAGGGCTTTCCACCCCCACGTTATCTTTACCGGGGTCCGGGCCCCTCTGGCAGTCTTCGTCAGGCTGCGATGTCGGACTCTCTCACCTGAGGAGCATTAGAACGGCTCCGCATCTGGGAGAAGACTGTGACGTCTTACTCATATACCTCCCCTTTCACCGACACATCGCTCCGTGTGGCCGAAACCCGCGCACGCCTCGACGCGCTCGCGCGGCTCCTCGACAGCGCGGTTCGCGTGCCAGGAACCAACATCCGCTTCGGCGCCGATGCGCTGCTGAACCTGATCCCGGGCGTCGGCACACTCACATCGAAAGGCATGTCGGCTTATCTGATCTGGGAAGCGCGCCGCCTGGGGGTGCCCATGTCGACGCTCCTGCGCATGGTGGGCAATGTCGGTGTCGACTTCGTGATCAGTGCCATCCCGCTCGTGGGTTGGGTCGGCGACGTGTTCTACCGTTCGAACCTGCGGAACATGGATCTGCTACGCTATCACTTGGACAAGGCGCATCCAGTACCAAACCGCTAACAGCGATGACACGCACACCTGACGGGTGCGCATCAACCTGCCTCACTATCGTTCAGAAAGCATTGCAATGAACAACCCGAATGCTGCGCCAAACTTCCGCAATCTTGCGATAGTGGCTGCGGCTGTGACCTTGCTGTCGCTTTTCTACTTCCAGAACACGTCGGCACCTCAGTCTGAACAATTGCCCTACTCCGCCTTTGTTACGGCCGTCGACCAGGGCGAGATCCGCTCGGCCACCATCCAGGGGCAGGAAGTCATTGCCGAACGCTCGACAGGCAGCCGTGTCACGACCTATGTCCCGCAAGGCGCCGGTCTGATCGCGCAACTCCAGCAGAAGGGTGTCGTCATCAAGGCCGAGCCGCCGCCGCAGCCGAGCCTGCTCGGCGGCCTGCTGCTGTCACTGCTGCCTTTTGCCCTGATGATCGGTCTCGTGCTCTGGATGTCCCGTAACGCCATGAACAAGCAGGGCGGTGGCGGGCTGATGTCCATCGGCAAGTCCAAGGCGAAGCTCCTGACCGAGGCGCATGGCCGCGTCACCTTCGACGACGTGGCGGGCATCGACGAGGCCAAGGAAGACCTGCAGGAGGTGGTGGAGTTCCTGCGCGACCCGCAGAAGTTCCAGCGCCTGGGCGGCCGGATCCCCCGCGGCGTGCTGCTCGTCGGCCCTCCCGGCACCGGTAAGACCCTGACCGCCCGGGCGGTCGCGGGCGAGGCCAACGTGCCGTTCTTCACCATCTCGGGCTCCGACTTCGTCGAGATGTTCGTGGGCGTCGGCGCCTCCCGTGTCCGCGACATGTTCGAGCAGGCGAAGAAGAACGCCCCCTGCATCATCTTCATCGACGAGATCGACGCGGTCGGCCGCCATCGCGGCGCCGGCCTCGGCGGCGGCAACGACGAGCGCGAGCAGACCCTCAACCAGCTCCTGGTGGAGATGGACGGATTCGAGGCCAACGAGGGCGTGATCATCATCGCGGCCACCAACCGCCCCGACGTGCTCGACCCGGCGCTTCTGCGCCCGGGCCGCTTCGACCGCCAGATCGTCGTCCCGAACCCGGACGTGGTCGGCCGCGAGAAGATCCTGCGCGTCCATGTCCGCAAGGTGCCGCTGGCGCCCGACGTGGACCTGAAGATCATCGCCCGCGGCACCCCCGGCTTCTCGGGCGCCGATCTCATGAACCTCGTCAACGAGGCGGCCCTGCTGGCCGCCCGCCGCGGCAAGCGCATCGTCACCATGCGCGAGTTCGAGGACGCCAAGGACAAGGTGATGATGGGCGCCGAGCGCCGCACCCTCGTCATGACCGACGACGAGAAGCGCCTGACCGCCTATCACGAGGCCGGCCATGCCGTCGTGGCGCTGAACGTGCCGGCCACCGACCCGGTGCACAAGGCCACCATCATCCCGCGCGGCCGTGCGCTCGGCATGGTCATGCAGCTCCCCGAGCGGGACAAGCTGTCCATGTCCTACGAGCAGATGACCTCGCGTCTCGCCATCATGATGGGCGGCCGCATCGCCGAGGAGATGATCTTCGGCAAGGACAAGGTCACGTCCGGCGCCCAGTCCGACATCGAGCAGGCAACCCGCCTCGCCCGCATGATGGTGACCCGCTGGGGCTTCTCGCCCGAACTTGGGACGGTTGCCTACGGCGAGAACCAGGACGAGGTCTTCCTCGGCATGCAGATGGGACGCCAGCAGAACGTGTCCGAGGCAACGGCTCAGAAGATCGACTCGGAGGTCCGCCGCCTGGTCGAAGACGGGCTCAACGACGCCCGGCGCATCCTGACCGAGAAGGCGCACGAACTCGAAGCCCTGGCCCGCGGCCTGCTCGAGTACGAGACCCTGACCGGCGAAGAGATCCGCAATCTGCTCGACGGGCAGCCGTCGGTGCGGGACGATGGGGGCACAAGTGCCGCGAAGCACAGGACCTCGCGTCCGGCCGTACCGCCGGCCGGAGCAGCGGGCGTACCGAAACCAGCATAATGCGGGAGAGCGATACCCAATCGTGACAACCAACGCGTGCCGGCTCCTGCTGGCACGCGTCGTTGCACCTTGACCAGTCCTTGAACGGGAGAGTCCATGGACCTCGACACCCTCACGACGATGCTGCTCGACTTCGTTCGGGCGCACCAAGGCTGGGCTCCGTTCATTGTTGGGGCTCTGGGCTTCGCCGAGTCGCTCGCTGTTGTCTCACTGCTCGTCCCCTCGACCGTGCTGCTTCTTGGGATCGGTGCCTTGGTCGGAGCAAGCGGTCTGGAGTTCTGGCCGATCTGGCTTGGAGCGGCCGTCGGCGCCATCCTCGGTGATTGGCTATCCTATGCCGTCGGCTTTGGGTTCAAGCATGCCGTGTATCGTGTCTGGCCTCTCTCATCCCACCAGCATCTCCGTGATCGCGGCGAAAAGTTCTTTGCCCGATGGGGTGCGTGGGGCGTCTTCCTGGGGCGCTTCATTGGCCCGCTGCGCGCTGTGGTGCCCCTGACAGCCGGTATCTTCGCCATGCCTATGCTGCTGTTCCAGACGGCGACCATCGCCTCAGCGTTTGTTTGGGCTTTCATCGTGCTCGCGCCGGGCGCGGGTCTGACCGTATGGGCCCAGTGAGAAGCAGGCAAATTTCTTGCCGGCGACAGGATTAAGGCCGAGGCCAGCTTCGTATACCACGCATGGACCATTCCAGAAGACGTGCGGAGATCATCACCTGCCAGCAAGGGCGGGTTCGACGCGCCGGCGACGGGAGGGTCCATCGGCAAGCCAATGCCGTTTCAGCGCTGTCCTTTCGCCCCAATCAAGAGGGCTTGGAGGGACAGCGAGAAGAGAAGAGTAGCGCAGCCCATCCGACGCGGATCTCAGGAAAGAACATCTGATGCAACAGTCTCCGACCGAATGGGGAACCGGTCAGCCCAGACGCAGAGCGGCAAGCCCGTTACGCCGCGGGCGCTTCGCGTTCACCCTGGCGGGTGCGCTCGTCGTTGCCATGACTGGCATGGCGGAGGCTAGGAGCAAAGGCAGCATGGGCTCACGCGGCTCACGCACCTTCGATGCCCCTCCGGCCACCCAAACAGCTCCCTCAGCCGCGCAATCGCTCCAACGCTCGCAGGCGACTCCAAGTCAGGTTCAGCCTCGTCCGGCCACTCCGTCGGCCCTGGCGGCCCAACCCGCGCGGAGCCGCTTCGGTGGTGGGTTCTTCGCTGGCCTGCTCGGGGCAGGTCTGCTGGGCGCGCTGTTCGGCGCAGGCCTGTTCGGCGGCCTCGGGTCTCTGGCTTCTATCCTGGGCTTCCTGGCGCAGGTCGCGCTCATCGGCGGTCTTGCCTTCCTGGTGATCCGTTTCTTTCGCCGGCGACAGCAGCCAGCCTTGGCCGGTGCCGCTGCTGGCGCCCCGATGCAGCGATCGACACTCAGCGGCATAGTCCCGCCAGGTGGCGGAGCAGCCGCATGCATGCCGCCTGCGGCTGCAGCAGCCAGCACTGCCCCGCCTTCGCAGCCGCGCACTCAGGAGCTCGCTGTCAGGCCTGAGGACTTCGCTGCCTTTGAGCAAGCTCTCGGGGACATTCAAACGGCCTATGGCCACGAGGACGTTTCTGCCCTGTGGACGCTGGCCACGCCGGAGATGGCCGGATACTTCCAGGAGGAGCTGAATGAAAACGCCCGCAAGGGTGTGCGTGAGGCCATCTCGGGCGTGAAGCTCCTGCAGGGTGATCTCGCCGAGGCCTGGCGTGAGGGGCCGACTGACTATGCCACAGTTGCGATGCGCTATTCCATCACCGAGCAAACGATTGACCGTGCGAGCGGCAAGGCTGTTGCCGGCGAGCCGGAGAAGACCGAGGAGGTCACGGAGATCTGGACCTTCCGTCGTGACAATGGCGCATTCTGGAAGCTCTCGGCGATCCAGCAGGCCACCTAATCCCATTATGGTCAACCGCGTCGGACAAGCCCGTGCGGTTGACCATTTTGCATGTGGGTGCGACACCAGATGGTGCCTCCTCCTCTGCAAATTAACTTTGCGCCTACACTGCGCCTACAAGGCAATTTCGTTGAGCAGTTATTTTGACAAGAAGTCTGTTGCTGGCGCGGAGGACGGCGGCACAGAACGGGCTCTCATGATATGACAGCCCGCCTTCAGTCCAGGATATACCTTTGACCAAGATTGCGTTGATCTCCGATCTTCACCTTGAGGAACGCAAGGACCCATCCCCGTTGGGGACGCCGCCTAAACCTGCCCTAGGCTTCTGAAGAATTCCTCAGAATATGAAGCGTTTCATCCCATGCGGCCCGACCGAGCAGAGGCCCCCGGCTCTTCGAATGAGCAGGGGGCCATCCATGTTTGATCGTCAGATGATGACGAAGTCGCTCACAGTCAGGAACAGGTGCTTGTCGATCCTGGCGAACTGCACCTGGGCCGCTCCGCCGGCACCGTCCTTGTCATAGTAAAGCGCGCCCGAGAACCAATCGTAGATGATCCGGTCGTCGGCATCCGCCGCATGGCTGCCGTAGTGGAACGCAGTCCAAGCGAGATCGCCCTTCGGACCGATCTTCGTGAACACGGCATTCTCAAGCCGGATCGTATCCTCCCAGGGATTGAAATCCCTGATCGTGTCGATCTTTCCGTCGCCGAGCTTGGTATCAAACACGAAGACGTCGCGTCCGGAGCCGCCGGTCAGGATGTCCTTGCCCTTGCCGCCGTAGATCACGTCATTGCCAGAGCCACCATTGATGGTGTCGTGGCCGTCATCGCCCTTGAGGATGTCGTTGCCACTGTCCCCGGCAAGGTAATCGCGTTCCGTGCCACCCTCGAGGCGGTCCTTGCCCGTGCCCCCGTAGAGGCGGTCGTTGCCGCCATTGCCGTACAGGCGATCATCGCCGCCGCTCCCATATAGGCGGTCGCGTGAGGCCCCGCCGGACAGGGTGTCGTTACCGCCCGAGCCATGCAGCAGACTACCGGCATCGGAGGCGTACATTTGGTTGGCAATGCCATTGCCATAACCATAGGCGGCATTGCCCGTGAGGACGAGGTTCTCGACGTTGGCGTTCTCAAGGATGTAGCTAACTGAGCTGCGAACGGTGTCGATGCCCTCGCTACGGTACTCGATCACCTGGTCGCTCGCCATGCCGACGATATAGGTGTCATTGCCCTCCCCGCCGTACATGATGTTGATGCCTGTGCCGCCGTCGAGGGTGTCGTTGCCGATGCCGCCCGAGACGGTGTCGTTGCCGTCATCGCCGTAGAGCCAGTCGTTGCCGCCATGTGAGCCGACATAATCATCGCCGCCACCGCCGTGCAGGGTATCGTCGTCGGCTCCCAGGATGAGCGTCTGCCGGGCGCTGTCGCCGAACACGACCTGCGAACCGGTCCCTCCCGTGACCGTCAGAGCACCGATAATTGCGGCAAACTCCACATTCTCCAGCTTGATGTGGCCGCCAGCGATGCCACGCCCATCGATGACCAGGGCCGTCTCAGGGGTGCCTGGAGCCGTGGGCGCGCCCGAGATCACCAACGGCTGACCCGGCAGCGTGCTGCTGCCCGGGGCCAGCATGGGCACAAGGCTCTGCACGATCAGCGGCGTGCTGGCAAACAGCCCTTGCAGGAAACCGGAGCCCCCACCGGTGAGCAGGTTCTGATCGGCCGAGCCACCATCAGTGTGTGCCTGGATCTCACGGATCAGATCGGCCAACGAGCTTCCGGCGGTCTTGGGCGCCGATGGGCCGGTCACCTGTAGGCCATAGCCCGTCGGCAGCTGCGCCAAGAGCACCGGGTGCCCGCCTGCGCTCACCAGCGGAAGATCGGTCGGGCCGCTGCCCGCCGTCATGATCGGGATGGTGAGGATCTGGCCCGTGCTGCCGTCTGGATAGACGATCGTTTCGGTCGTCACCTCTACGCCGCCTATCAGCGCGCCGTCGCCTTGCACCTGCACGCGCACGGTCTTCACGGTGCCATCGAGGGACTCGACCGTGAAGGTCTCGGTGACCGCCTCGCCGGAGCGCAGGGTCTTGGTCGTCTCGGCCTCGTTGTCGAGCACATAGGTCCACGTGCCCTGAGTGGCGTCGAACGAGAAGGTCCCGTAGGTACCCTGCACGTCGGCCTGAGCCTTGAAGCCGGCCTCGCCCGCGTCCTCGTCGGTCACCATCAGAACCCCGGTCGCGATCAGCATGCCGTCCTCTGCAACCGACCCGGCATCGGTGCCGCCGATGACCGCAACGTCATTCACGGCTGACACGTGGAGATCAAGGGCTCGCGTGTGGCTCAGCGCGCCGCCCGAACCTGTGTTGCCCGTATCGTCAATCGAGACCTTGAGGACCCGCGTTCCGTGGTCGTTCGCGGCAGGCGTATAGATCACGCCGCTCGCCGCGATGAAGGCGTTGATGTCGGCGACGCTGCCCGTTAGGGTCAGGGATGACGCCGTGTCTCCGACCGTGACGCCCGATTGGCTGGTGGCCGACAGGGAACCCGCCGAAACGCTCAGGGTCACGATCACTGGCGCCGAACCGGCATCGATGTCCGCGAAGCTGATGCCGGCGAGCGCGGTCGCCGTATCCTCGATCACCGCGATGCTGCCCGGTGGCGTGGCGACAGGAGCATCGTTTACCGGCCAGAGGTCGAGGTTCACTGTTTCCGTATCACTCCGCGGCCCGCCCGAGCCGGAATTGCCGCCATCGTCGATCGAAACGGTCAGCGCATACGTGCCGGTGCCATTGGCCGGAGGGGTATAAGTGACGTGGCTTCCCGCAATGAAGGCGTTGATGTCAGCGATGGTGCCCGTCAGGGTCAGGGATGACGCCCCTCCGCCGACCGTGACGCCCGCGCCATCGGCAGCCGACAGGGTGCCCGCCGGCACGGTCAGGGTGACGGTGACCGAAGCCGATCCTACATCGATGTCGGAAAAGGCGATGCCCGTCAGCGCCGTCGGCGTATCTTCCGTCACGGCGATGCTGGCTGGCACGGTCGCGACTGGAGCGTCGTTCACGGCGGCGATCTCGAGATCGACCGTTCGGGTATTGGTCTGCGCGCCGCCCGAACCCGTGTTGCCACCATCGTTGATCGAAACCGTCAGAACCCGCGTGCCCGCGTCGTTGAGGGACGGCGTGTAGGTAACGCCGCTTGCAGCAAGGAAGGCATTGATATCGGCGATCGACCCGACCAGCGTCAGGGACGAGGCCGTTCCGCCCACCGTGACGCCCGCGCCGGTCGTGGCTGACAGGGATCCCCCGGTGATGCTCAGGGTCACCGTGACATTGCCCGCCCCCGCATCGATGTCGGAGACGGTGATGCCCGTCAGCGCGGCTGGCGTATTCTCCGTCACCGCGATGCTGCCTGGCCCGGTGACAACGGGCGCATCGTTGACCGCCGCGATTGTTAGGGCGACCGTCCTGGTGTCGCTCAGGCTGCCGCCGCTGCCCCCATGTCCACCATCATCAATCGAGACGGTCAGCACGCGACTCCCCGTGCCGTTCGCATCGGACGTATAGGTGACGTGGCTTGCCGCGATGAAGGCGTTGATGTCGGCAAGGGTGCCGGTTAGGGTCAGGGCCGAAGTGGTCCCGCCGACCGTGACGCCGGCACCGCTGGTGGCAGCCAGCGTTCCCGCCGCGATGCTGAGGGTCACCGTCACGTTGGCTGAGCCGGCATCCACATCCCAGAAGCTGATGCCTGTCAAAGCGCTGGCCGCGTCTTCCATCACCGTGATGCTGCCCGGCACGGTGACGACCGGCGCGTCGTTCACGGCCGCGATGGTCAGGGCGACACTCTTCGTGTCGCTTAGGCTGCCGCCACTGCCCGCGTTGCCGTTGTCGTTGATGGAGACGGTCAGGGTCCTCGACGCGGTGTCGTCGTGAACAGGGATATAGGTGACATTGCCAGCGGCGATGAAGGCATTGATGCCAGTGATCGTGCCTGTCAGCGTCAAGGCGGACGCGGTGCCTCCGACAACGACCCCCGCGCCGCTGACCGCACCCAGTATTCCTACTGGCACGCTGAAGGTCACTGTCACGTTGCCGGGCCCCGCATCCTTGTCCGAGAAGCTGATCCCAGCCAGGGCCGTCCTTACGTCTTCCGTCACCGCGATGCTGCCCGGCATGGTGGCAACGGGTGCGTCATTGACGCTTGTGACGCTCAGGCCGACGGTGTCCGTCTGGGTGCTGAACGGAGAGGTTCCACCGGTGCCGACACCTCCAATATCGGCCACCCCCCCGTTGCTCCCTGCAGACAGATCCCAGGCGCGGATGGTAAGGCCCGCCGGAGCCGTGCCCTTATAGTCGGCGCTCGGCTCGAAGTAGAGCCGTGTCGCTCCATCGGCGGCAAGCAGCCTTGCGGCATTCTCCGAGGGTGTGCCGAGGAGCGACCAGGAAGCGCCCCCATTGATGGAGAACCACCATCTGCCGTTCGAGGCATCGGCTCCGACGATGGCGATGCCACGACCGGAGGTGGAGTCTACGTCCGAGATGCCAACAGCTAGATCGGAGACGAGAAGCCCCATCACCTGCCCTGCTGCCGGCGGACCCGCATCCTCCGCGACCGTCAGGGATAGATTCCGGTCGGCAAGGTGCGGTGCGTCATTGGTCGGGGTCACGTTGACCGTGATGGTGCCGTTCGTGGGCCCCGATCCGGCGGCATCGCGGATCTGCGTCGCGATCGAAACGGGCTTGTCCCAGTTGGGGGCAGGCGTGAATGTAACCGCCGCCAAGGCTGCATTCACGTCTGCAACCGATCCGCTCACCGTCCACACCCCGGTCAGGGCATTGTAGGTCGGCGTGGCCGAACCGGCGGGGGTCACCGACAGGGTGCCGGCCTGGGGTTGGCTCAGCGTCAGCGTCGCGGTGACCGTATCGCCCATGTCGGCATCCGCCACGACGATGTCGCCGAGCGCGACCGCACCGCTATCCTCGAGGGCAGCGATGGTCTGCGTCAGGTTCGAGGCCGTCGGCGCATCGTTGACGCCCTCGACCGTGATGGTCGTCGTGGCTGTATCGAAGCGCCCCGTCGAATCCGTCACCGTATACTGGAACGACGTGGTGCGGATTTGTCCCGCGGCCAGATCGGCGAAATCACCATCGTCGGAGAATTGTAGCGCGCCGTCGTCCCTCAGCAGAACGCGTCCGCCGCCGGTAAGATCGGTCCAGCGGCCAACATCGGCCGCCACTCCATTGAGGTGTGTGATGGTTTGAAGATCGACAGTGCCGAGCGGACCTCCGTTGTCGAGATCCTTGTCGTTCGCAAGGACGCTTGCGCCCGCCAAAGCATCGCCAGCCTTGGTGCGGAATGCGTCATTGATCGCATCCGGAGCATCTTCGAGAAGATTGTCGTAGAAAACTGTCTGATCGACCTTAGTCCCGGGCTGGAAGCCCATGAAGAACCAATTGTAGGTGAGCGTCTTCGTCGAAGCGTTGTAATTCGGGGCATAAACGGCGTTGACCCCGTTCATTGATCCCTGATCGGTAATGGTGCCAGGGGCGACACCTGTAGGGGCCAAGCCTTCAATCTTGATGGTAAACCCGGCGGGTTGCGCTGTTCCGTCGAACTGGGCAAAGACCTGATTGCCGGAAATGTCGACGGTCATCGTCCCGCGCAGAAGCCCGTTGTCGCCCTGCACCGGCTCCATGTCGCCATCGCCATCCGTATCGGACAGGATCCTGGCGGATAAGGGCACAACGAGTTCAGCCCCAGCCCCGACGACCACCGATGTGAACTCGTAGGGAGCCTCATAGACGAAGAACCCCTGCAAGGAGAACGTGATCTTGACCTGAATTCCTTCGAGACTGCCTGCCATGCCATGCCCCCTCGCCGGCCCAGTACCCGCGCCTGGACTTGGCGTGCCGTCCTGCGGCG
Encoded proteins:
- a CDS encoding DUF4112 domain-containing protein, which codes for MTSYSYTSPFTDTSLRVAETRARLDALARLLDSAVRVPGTNIRFGADALLNLIPGVGTLTSKGMSAYLIWEARRLGVPMSTLLRMVGNVGVDFVISAIPLVGWVGDVFYRSNLRNMDLLRYHLDKAHPVPNR
- a CDS encoding amidohydrolase family protein; its protein translation is MQSANHQSRRAFLRHSGGLATASAILGLSGTQSGAADATASTDQSRQHITAVTDSHYYLSDVRLEEGFEHEGEVVVGTRTGIHTLEIQDGRIKAVHDAGAALDAALPRYKAQGKLLLPAFRDMHIHLDKTFYGGPWQAPLPRQGKTIMDMIAREEVLLPKLLPTSQTRAEKLIDLLLSQGSSIARSHCNIDPVSGLKSLEHLQLALANYRDSFECEIVAFPQHGLLHSKVDGLMREAMSMGVHYVGGLDPTNVDGAMEASLDAMFQIAIDHNKGVDIHIHEANPAGVAALNYMIATIEKTPALRNRLTLSHAFALSTLRPEELNEMAGRMATQGVTVVSTVPIGQRTMPLPQLRARGVKIMTGTDSVIDHWSPFGSGDMLEKANLCAQLYGGSDEFRLSRALAIATGDVLPLSDDGNVAWPKTGDTAEFVLVDASCSAEAVARRAPRRATFHKGRLVYGAVERA
- a CDS encoding ankyrin repeat domain-containing protein; this translates as MRRSLAISILAALGIMGHSMTAVGQLTSGKDVLDAVTDNDVDAAQIRTLLSRGADIDARDEAGRTALLIATHGNRIEVARVLIEAGANVNAKDRINDSPYLDAAARGYLEILKMTLAHGADLKSTNRYGGTALIPVAERGHVDTVRTLIEAGVDLDHVNNLGWTALLEAIILGDGGECHQQIVDLLVKAGADINLADRDGIKPLQHVRSRGGYREIEAILVAAGAM
- the ftsH gene encoding ATP-dependent zinc metalloprotease FtsH, with the protein product MNNPNAAPNFRNLAIVAAAVTLLSLFYFQNTSAPQSEQLPYSAFVTAVDQGEIRSATIQGQEVIAERSTGSRVTTYVPQGAGLIAQLQQKGVVIKAEPPPQPSLLGGLLLSLLPFALMIGLVLWMSRNAMNKQGGGGLMSIGKSKAKLLTEAHGRVTFDDVAGIDEAKEDLQEVVEFLRDPQKFQRLGGRIPRGVLLVGPPGTGKTLTARAVAGEANVPFFTISGSDFVEMFVGVGASRVRDMFEQAKKNAPCIIFIDEIDAVGRHRGAGLGGGNDEREQTLNQLLVEMDGFEANEGVIIIAATNRPDVLDPALLRPGRFDRQIVVPNPDVVGREKILRVHVRKVPLAPDVDLKIIARGTPGFSGADLMNLVNEAALLAARRGKRIVTMREFEDAKDKVMMGAERRTLVMTDDEKRLTAYHEAGHAVVALNVPATDPVHKATIIPRGRALGMVMQLPERDKLSMSYEQMTSRLAIMMGGRIAEEMIFGKDKVTSGAQSDIEQATRLARMMVTRWGFSPELGTVAYGENQDEVFLGMQMGRQQNVSEATAQKIDSEVRRLVEDGLNDARRILTEKAHELEALARGLLEYETLTGEEIRNLLDGQPSVRDDGGTSAAKHRTSRPAVPPAGAAGVPKPA
- a CDS encoding DedA family protein, translated to MDLDTLTTMLLDFVRAHQGWAPFIVGALGFAESLAVVSLLVPSTVLLLGIGALVGASGLEFWPIWLGAAVGAILGDWLSYAVGFGFKHAVYRVWPLSSHQHLRDRGEKFFARWGAWGVFLGRFIGPLRAVVPLTAGIFAMPMLLFQTATIASAFVWAFIVLAPGAGLTVWAQ